The Pyrus communis chromosome 12, drPyrComm1.1, whole genome shotgun sequence genomic sequence TATCCAAGAAATGTTTACTGGTCAATCCATCTTTTTGTCAAACTCATCTCATTACTGCTTGCTGGGAGTTATTGCGGAGGAATTGAATTAGCTCACTTTCACATGTTTATCGTGAAAATGATAAGGTGGCTAATGATAGAATTAGGCCCTGAGTTTGACATTGGTCTTTATGAAATTTATGTGCCTCCTCCTCTTGTGGATACATTGATCTTTGAGGATGCAGTTGGGTTTCCTCAAACCCGTTTTGTCAATAGTAGTTGTTTTTCTTCGGTCTTTTGACCCccaatttactaaaaaaatatatatggggTAAGAAAACGTTACTCACATGAGTTTTAAACGTCCTATTCTTAAGTAGAAGGGTATATTGGTGAATTTACACAATTTTAGAAAGATTTGAACAACGTGAATCCCAATGTCCGTTATAGAAGACCCAAACCCTATGAAAAAACTAACGGATAACGTAATTGGGGTATGATTTGCCTTTTTTATGTGTTCATGTGGACTTATATGGAgtggtttttcctttttccccCTTTATTCTTAATATTTAATctctttgacttttctttttggGAGAGATGAGTAGTCGAGATCCTCTTTGAATTTCTGTGTTTGAAGTATGAGAATTTAGAGATTTGGACTactgaagagaaaaaaagaaagacttgGATTCTTAATCCGTACGCGATGAACACGCAAAATGCATTAATAAAAACAACGcaatttaaaatgaataatcTGAATTTCTAAATTCGTTGTTTCTAGATACAAAAATCCGAAAAGGATTGCAATTCAAGGACGAGGAGGAAAGGGCGTGTAATAATTACAATCTCACGTGCGTTTCGGTTTTGAGATGGGCTTTTTTTTCtcctcataattttttaaaatttgtttttttggacGTGGATTTATAAGCTTTATTGGTAGGCCCAAGGTTGTCGGCCCTCTTGTTCCAAAAAAGCGACCCACTTTCTATCTCGGCAGCTCACGCTTCGGGCAGATTGGCACGTGGGGATGGGCTCACCCTCAAAGTGTGAACTGTGAGATGAGGACCATGATTGGGTCTCTGATCCTGCCACTTGAACCGTTGGATCACCGGGTCCCCCCTAACAGACCTCCCTTACTGTGACATCGTGTGATTGGGAGGTTCACCGAAAAAATGGTGGGTACGCAGTTGAACGCACAACTTTGCTTGAGTTTAGTACTTCTTTGGATTTGACGTATGTACTTTATAACGTGCGGTTGGTAACTTTAATAACACGTTAATAACAAAACGTTTGGTATATTATCAATTCATCAAATGAAATTTGCTGTTTAATAAAAGAGGAACATTGTGCGCATCAAATTCTTTTAACTTGCTGGCCGATACAATTTTTGAGTTCGGCATGTTTATTTACTTGAAACGATATAAATTGTAAattaaaaaggagaaaaaaggaATGAATATGCTATCAACTAATCATAGGTGATTTGATTCTTGATTTTTCAAGTATTGCATTACAAATTTAAATGTGAAaactcaagtttttttttatatttgatatgCACTAACACAAGAAACGTGTGAAATTGGAATAATTTCAATACTCATGTCTTAATACGCATGGAGGTAAAAAATTATAGTTATTGTAGTAAACATGTAGGATTCAACTGTGTCGGTTATTTACCTAGATTCCATGATGTTTAGATTCTTATTTTGCTTCTTATGACATATCTACTTAGAAAGACAAAAATTATGAGTCGGAAAATGAATGATCGGCTATGTGATCAATGAACCCTATAAACTtgatttgatctttttttttttttttttgaagtttcaGATTACGAATTTAAATGTGAAACTTGCATATTATTCATGGATGAAAAGtttagaattaaaattaaattaaacattcaTATTTTAATGAACTCTTAAAGGTCATGAATCATGATAATTTTAGATCACATTCCGTATAGACAAACATGTGACATGATGCAGTAGAAAAAGGAATGCTGCAAACAAAAAGGCAAAAAGGAATGTTGACAGTGGGATTTGAACCCACGCCCTTTCGGACCAGAACCTTAATCTGGCGCCTTAGACCAACTCGGCCATATCAACTTGGTGATATTACATGTGAAAGATACATATATGACAGTAATATTACTGGCACATCATCGCAAAACGGGAGATTTTTCACTGTGCCCGGAATACCACATATCATTATATAATTAGAGGGACACTTAGAAAAAAATTTTCTTCCAATTGcataatgacatgtggtgttctatgcacattaaaaaatctcttgaAGAACATGACGAtacgtttatttatttattttttttaaaggaggatcaaaagttaaaaaacagCCTCTTATGATGAATAAAAAAAGTGACGACATTTACACAACATACATGATGATACGTCTATAGTGTGTTCAAAGTTCATTGAAACTaataaattcaatttaatcaaCCATTTTATTGCACACGAGGATTTGATCTTGCCAcgcttcaatttttattttattcaatgagGTACCAAATTCAATTCTCATGAACAATAATTGTCGAttggaaattaaaaaactaaaaactaattaTATGTGTATCAACGTGTGATTGAAATGCAAGTGAAATCGGATCATGGACGTGACAAGTCCCACCAATAACTTAGGTTGTTGGTATTCATTTGTCACTAAGATGCCACCATAAAAATCAAGTGGAAAGTTTTCtttaagagtaatgctaaggagactaagGGATGTGTATTTAATTggaattttgagggattttaattcttttaatgaatatagggtgtattcaattaggattttaagggattttaattcttttaatgaatctaggggtattcaatcaggattttaaatgattctttgaaattcaatgtgtattcaatcaggattttaagatagtttattaaaattcttagaaatccgggtgtattcaattagaattttaaagaagtttataacattctaggtgtattcaattagaatttggaaaaattgaggatttagagagattttgtagtgtattttaagcatccacaaatctcacatctccccatgagatttcgagggaattaaattaaaattttatatggaatttctacaaatcagttaaactccataaaaatctatgaatttataaatccatgaaaatctctcaaattcccaattgaatacaccccctaaatttatatattaaagggggtgtattcaattgagaatttgagagattttaatgaatttataaatacatgGATTTTTTACGGAGTTTaactgatttgtagagattctatgtaaaattttgattcaaatccctcgaaatctcatgggaagaggtgagatttgtggatgcttaaaatacactacaaatctctccaattccctctaattcctcaacttttccaaattctctaaattttaattctaattgaatatacctggaatgttataaacttctttaaaattataattgaatacatccggaTTTCTaatgattttaataaactatcttaaaatcttgattgaatacacattgaatttcaaagaatcacttaaaatcctgattgaatacacctagattcattaaaagaattaaaatccctcaaaatctcaattgaatacacccattctaaatttgcaaactaaatgatgtgtcaccaatagaaaataagcacgtttatcaacatttaagtaataatccaatcatcaactttcatgtcatttagtttacaaaatttagtctataaatttagtcttctAATCATTATTCTTTCTTTAAAAGGGAAAGTGGTAGGTTTTGGGGTGGGCAAGGTGCATGTGGAAGTTTGGGAATTGGAGAGGGCTTTTCTAAGGGTATGTGCCGCTAATCTATGGGTATCATCCTTTTCTATCTGCCCAAATTAACCCACCTCATTTGGGGGTAGTGATGGAGCTCACTCAAACTTTAGGACAATGATTAATTTATCATGCCCTCCAACTAAGACCTTcatcaatttttcttcttttgggtccccaaccccaccccaccccaatCCCTACACCTCTATCACGTATTTCAACCCTAAAGTATTCCTAGGGAGATAATGCCTAGGAGGACAATCCTATGGTAAGTCAAGTGTGGGACAGTGGGAGTGTCCCCTTCGAAATGTCGGTAAATTTGGAGGACCTACACCTTATGACTATTGAGTAGTAACAACAATGACGGCCAGAGATTCGTAGTTTAAAATGATTaagaatatttattttttaatatgctTAAATTATCAGTTTGATAATCTATCGTATGCATGTACACAATCAGTTTGAGCTAGAATATTCTATTTTTGTCTCTATATTAGATatcttaagttcgaatctcacACTGTTTGAGTATTGTACTATCTTAAATTTCATCTtctccaaaaataaaatgaaccGTACCCAATTTTGAATTTCATCTTCTCCATTAATTTTAAGAGTTTGCCCAAATAACattgagatcatacctaaagtATTATACTTGGAATCCATTCTAACAATCTTCGGGAAATGACCATCGCACACAAACAACCACTACTAAGAAAACCACTTATCGTGATGCCTGAAAAACGTCatgaaaagttgaaaaccattCCATTGCGTTTTTAAACATCACAAGATGTGCCATTATTTAAGGagtcattgaaaaaaaaaaatcgaggCCGAAAAGATTTGCTCCATGGCACTTATGGAAATTATGAATATATGTGCTTAGAGCATCTTTAAGGGAGGTAGTATTTAGGTAACAAAGTTAGATTTGCTATGCCCCGTAAGAAAAATACATCTCAAACGAAGGTAGCAACCTAATTAGCAATTTAAAAATTTAGCATTGTATATTTACAGTGTCAGTTGCTACTTCTTCAAGCTAGTAAATTGTGTCCTTTAATAtaagaattttgaaaataaacttggggCCCAACCTAAAGAAAGACTATTGGATTGGGCTTACATATTACTCCACAAGTTGTAGATTATTGCACAAAGATTCTATATGGGCTTAGCCCACCTAAAGAAAGACTATTGGATTGGGCTACATATTTCTAAACAAACCACAAAACTTTCTCAACCGCATTTTGCCGCGCGTTTCGGTTTCTTCACCCCAGTTCTCTACCTAATTTTCCCGCTATTTCTTCGACCACCATAGCTCGAAGCTGGAATTCTTCTCGGGAAAGTGACAGTGCCGCCGAAGTTTCGCCCTTTCGAACTCGATGAACTGCCGCGAGCTCGCTCTGGTCTCCACGGCAGCCGTTTTCGGTGCCCTGGCCTCTGCGCTCACTTGCCGCTTCTTCTTTTCAAACCCTAAGAGGCAGTCCGCCAAACTCGATTTGTCCAAAAACGGCGTCGTTTCAGGAAACGCCCTTCTCAGAGCCGTTTTGACCCTTCAAAGCGCCAAGGGTTAGTGTCGAAAATtccaagttttgtttttggtcaggCTGTTGTGTTGAAGTAACAAATGTATGCCTAATTAGTGGCAAAATGTTACGAAAATGGTTAATTTTCAGTCAtattatttttggctttttaaatttaaatttttttttttttgttttgattgcaGATATTTGTCATGGGATGATTATTTCATGGCAATTGCATTTTTATCAGCGGAAAGATCCAAAAACTCTAACAAGCAGGTCATTGTTATCTGCTCCATTTCTTGATTCGTGGTCTGCTGTTTACTCTGAACTTGTTCTGAAGTTGGCAACTTGGCATCTATTATCTGTCTTCTTTCTACTGCACTAGTGAAATTTATCTTTCCACCGTTATCACGCATATGATCATATCTAACGGCTGTGCTTCATTGTATACTGATTTATCCTTTACCCCtactaataatttttattttctttcaaatctCTGGTTATTGCTCTTGgtatttctgattttgttttgaaGTTATGTTGCTTCTGCTGCTGGACAGGTTACTTCTAATTACACTTCCCCTTTCCCATTTACCATGAACATATCATCTCCATCTGCTGAACTGAAATGTTGTCATCGACCAACTTGACGAAATGATCATCCCTGAGGGACTTTTACGTGGATATGTTTCGGTATAAACTCGTAAAATGTGCTCAAGTTTAAATGATGGTCGACGATATtcacttcttttctcttttgtggttcttttgttttgttgccCTCTGCGACTGAAAGTACTGTGTGAATGCTTGTTCTCTATTTCTTTGCAGAGGCTTTATGTGACCATGTTCCCCTGCAATGAGTGTGCCAAGATAATCATTCAGGTTTTTCCTATGCTTTTTTTGTGCTTGTAATATACGGTATACAAATTTGAAACTACCATGCTTATGTTCTTCCCACCTCCTGCCTTCCCACCTCCTGCCTTCCCTCCCTTCGTAGTCCCTCCCAACCCGCCAAAACTCTAGTAATGAGCATCACTTAAACTGCATTTTGCACGTCCAATCTGGTACGTTGCCAGTGTCTAACAGTTTCTTTTTCCTGCCAATTTCTTCTTACTTGCAGTCAGGAGTCGCTgaagttgtatattttgtgGAAAAGAGGTTAAACAATCCAGATGTCTCCTACATTGCTTCCCACATACTACTATCGTTGGCTGGCGTGAAAGTAAGTCTCATTCATTTCTTGAACTGTTCTATCAAATTCATTTTGATTTAGCATATGCTGTTAACAATTAGAACCGTACGCTTTTAATCTATTGAGCTTCGCGTTTCCTTGTTTCGATGAGCGGTCCCTAATAGTTTTGCTAATTTGGCCTTTATAATGCTAATGCGTCTATGAGATTGCTTGCGTGAACCTCCAAAGAGTTATCCAATTGTGTGAACCTACACATCCTTTTTACTTAATACAGGTGCCGAAAACTTAACTGATATCTGTGTTGTTGCGTCTCAAATTGCAGGTCAGGAAACATCAACCGTACAATAAACTGGTAAACGGATCTTCATGCTCGCGGTAACACCTTTTCGCCTCGCTTCTGTACGCATCCGTTTTTTGGTTGTCTCTTGAATCATGAATCACTTGTAGGTACAATGTTTATGTTCAATTCTGCACTCTGCTCTGCTAGCAACCCATTGTGATCTTCTTGTGGAAGTGACTTTTCATCTTCCGATTTCAATATTTCTGCGGGAAGTTTGGAATATATGAAAACATGTATCGAAACACCATTTATGTTGGTTTTAGGAGGAGATAGAAGGGAATAAGGGTTTTTAATTGTCCCTTACAATTAATGGAAAAATGGACGGAAAATAACATAGGTGGTAGATTCCAACAGTTAAGATAACACATGTGGTAAGAAATAAAAGTTGCAAGTTTAGGTGGTATTATCGCACATGCTTACAAGTTCAGATGGTACATGGACGGAAAGTAATGTAGAAATTGGGATCCTAATTCCTAAATCCCTCTGTGGGTGGCTGGCCTACGATGAAAAcgaaattgaaaaaacaaaagctTAATTTTGTCAATTAAACTGAAGATAAAATTATGATTCCTGGTAAGAATGGTTAATTTTGTTAAATCATTTTGAACACCTTTGACATTTGATCCATTGCAAGGGTTGGCCAGTAAATGATGGGTGAAAATCAGTAGTTCATAACAAAAATTATAGATGATAAAGTAACATAAGGTGCGTGAGAAAATAAGGagataatcattttgttttagttttttaggtttttgtttccacattttttaaaactaatcaaaatagtttcAAATTTTGGCCTTGAATTccactttttggtttttaagttttttttttttttttaaaaaaaaactgaaagtaATTATAGAACAAATTTCagttaaaaaaatactaaattgaaaatcattactaaaaaatgaaaacgaaatggttatcaaacaacCATTTTAACATAATTGTTGGTAACACGTTTACTTAATAGAAATAGAATGAGGAAGGAACGAGAGAACTTAAAAATAGGAAAAGTAAGcaaaagaaattgaattaacTAGCACCCTAGTTGACCGATTTCTAATATTTAGATATTTGATTACGGATTTTAAGAAAAATCAACAATTTTCTGATTCCTTACGTCTTAACATggaaaagtttaaaaataaactaataccCATTCATATATTTTAGTAGACATAAGAAACTCAGAaatcaaaaagaagaaaaaagaaacacgACAGCATTAAATAGTacaacataaataaatagaaaacaaTCACAAGTAAATGATTTTATTTCTAGAAAGCTTTTAAGGGAAGAGAtcctcaatatttttttttatgtataaaaatggggattagttgtggagtCCATATGACATCGAATTTTAACGATTCGCTTAAGTTGACCTACTTTGGTTGAGCTGCCCGTAGAATACTTTAACAGGAATGGGCACGAAGCTATCTAAGAAAGGGCTTGTTCGGAACTTATATTTATCTCCCAATACTTACGAACAAGAAGGTCGGGAGTGAAAGCCTTTAGTCGGCCTATGCAGATTACTCTTTTTTCCAGGAACACGAAGAACTAGCTCTCAACAACAGCCGGAGGCGAGGTGTTTCTATCTGTAGTTGACCTACCCCTTTCTGACCTAAGgctttatttttcaagttgcatggataatccttgcaaaatattagccaaatcggaaatgtttAAGATATCTAACTTGgttcaaaaaaattaacgaatacttagctatataagaaacaataaaattctatcttgataattaaataggcaaatgattttggattgaattgaatttttgcaaggatgatctatgaatcaagACTTACAAACTAAACGGTTCGAATCCTTGAAATTTGTTGTGTAGTAGGTTCCACACCTAGTCtctattttttagaaaaaaaatgagaatcttTTTGCACGAAGAGCCTGTTACTTATGATACCCTATATATGCACACGTATTGATTCCTCCCATGCCAATTTTAGGTTAACGCTTTTTAGGATAAGTTAACAACAGTCAACAAAATCTAATAAATCATATTgcctttaattatttaaaaacacaCTAATTAcagcataaaataaaataactccATAGGCATTGCaatttgcatgcatgttttTGTGGGGTTTGTAAATGTAAGTACGAATTTCCCCCACACCCAACTAACTTGACAGATTATTAACAAGTCCAACATAAAATGCTAATTGCCCTTTCTGCATACTGTACAATGTACATATATGTAATTTAACCcataataacaaaaacaaaaaacaaaaaaggcatcgaaattaattaaatttttttcttttttatatttccattaaatatatcaatttaTTATCCAACTGCCACATTCTCACCTTCCCCACCCTCCACCAGTCCCCCCAACTCCTCCTCCGCCTCACCGTCAACCGCCAGCCACCGTTCCATTGGCTTACACTTCACATTGTGTCTCAGCTTCCAGTCCAGCGCTTGGCACCCACGCGAGCAATAATTCACCGTCCCGCAAACCGAGCACCTCCTAAACTCGTGCGGCCTCGTCTCCGGCCGCCCGCACCCCATGTGAGAGCACAGCCTCATACCCTGCCCCGCCATCCACCGACTCGACCCGTACCACTCCCTCATGAACCGGTTTACGGGGTGGAACTCCTGGACGGGGACGTTGCATCCGTAGTCGCTCAGCAGAGGGCAGCAGACCAGCCCTGTCAAGCACGCGTAGAAGTGCTGGTAGTGGTGGGACCGCCACGCCGCGGAAGAACGTAGAACGGACGCGAGCTCCCGCGCGTTGGCCTGGACCAGCAATCGGCGTCCCTCGGCGACGTTTTGCTTGACTCCGTAACCGTCCTGGAGGCAATGGCCGAGCTCGCGGAGTGCGTCGACGAGGCCGAGCGAAGCGGCTCGCGCGCAAAATGCCACGCCGGCTCTTAAGTCCTTCCCTTTCTTCGAACAGCCGCTGCCGTTGAACTGAATCACCGCTAGCGAGTACAGCGCCGGCGCGTGGGATCTCATGGCGGCTTTTGCCATGAGCGAGGCTCCGCTTGCTCGGTTTTGTAAACAGTAAAATTGGATCTGTAGCAACAAAAGCGTaaagttatttttaaaaattacaaaaaaaaatcaaataaaaatagataaatttaaGTGTCTGACCATTCCGAGAGTGTAGGAGGCTTCAACGTTACCGGCGCTGACGCACTGTTTGAGAAACCGGTGAGCCGAATCGGACCAGTTTTTGGCCCGGATTGCGAATGCTTTTGGACCGGCTTTTGATAACACCAGGGAGTAGAGTCCTAACCGGTTCAATCTCTTACACctaaaatttatataattttccaaaaataaaaaattaacacctTCATCTAAaccaagagaaaaaaagaaaagaaatccgAGTTCTCACAGTGCTTACGTGATGAGGACGCTGATGAGATCGGACGGCGAGGAAGCGGAGGAGCTGAGCTTGCAGAGGATGAATACGACGAGATCGTCGGGCAAGCCGTCGAAGAAATCCGACTTCGCGGCGGTGGTCGATCTCCGGGAGCTTCTGA encodes the following:
- the LOC137710137 gene encoding uncharacterized protein, translated to MNCRELALVSTAAVFGALASALTCRFFFSNPKRQSAKLDLSKNGVVSGNALLRAVLTLQSAKDICHGMIISWQLHFYQRKDPKTLTSRSLLSAPFLDSWSAVYSELVLNYVASAAGQRLYVTMFPCNECAKIIIQVFPMLFLCL
- the LOC137711037 gene encoding F-box protein At5g50450-like, with the protein product MEAATPQIKRLRSSRRSTTAAKSDFFDGLPDDLVVFILCKLSSSASSPSDLISVLITCKRLNRLGLYSLVLSKAGPKAFAIRAKNWSDSAHRFLKQCVSAGNVEASYTLGMIQFYCLQNRASGASLMAKAAMRSHAPALYSLAVIQFNGSGCSKKGKDLRAGVAFCARAASLGLVDALRELGHCLQDGYGVKQNVAEGRRLLVQANARELASVLRSSAAWRSHHYQHFYACLTGLVCCPLLSDYGCNVPVQEFHPVNRFMREWYGSSRWMAGQGMRLCSHMGCGRPETRPHEFRRCSVCGTVNYCSRGCQALDWKLRHNVKCKPMERWLAVDGEAEEELGGLVEGGEGENVAVG